In one window of Aphidius gifuensis isolate YNYX2018 linkage group LG4, ASM1490517v1, whole genome shotgun sequence DNA:
- the LOC122854020 gene encoding apolipoprotein D-like: MSNFNITKFGNSWYITARIPDFLEYNDKCSTAIRSNTKISNQYDLTLSAVSGITGKNHKLVVSATQKLNDPKSVFHARYPAWLPIDVAKLTVLDTDYDNYGIVVGVLPLIGKSSLMLLWVHSRRPILAPEYNERVMEVLRDNNIPTNILENVNQKDCK, from the exons ATGTCAAACTTCAATATAACCAAG ttTGGAAATAGCTGGTATATAACTGCAAGAATTCCAGATTTTCTTGAATACAATGATAAATGTTCAACTGCTATTCGTTCCAATACTAAAATATCAAACCAGTATGATTTAACACTTTCTGCTGTGAGTGGCAT aactggaaaaaatcataaattggTGGTTTCAGCaactcaaaaattaaatgatccaAAGTCAGTGTTTCATGCAAGGTATCCAGCTTGGCTGCCTATTGATGTTGCCAAGTTGACTGTGCTGGATACCGACTATGATAATTATGGAATTGTCGTGGGAGTATTACCTTTAATTGGCAAAag ttcGTTGATGTTATTATGGGTTCATTCAAGAAGACCAATACTTGCGCCGGAATATAATGAACGTGTTATGGAAGTTTTACGTGACAATAATATTCCAACAAATATTCTGGAAAATGTAAATCAAAAagattgtaaataa